A window from Sinanaerobacter sp. ZZT-01 encodes these proteins:
- a CDS encoding helix-turn-helix transcriptional regulator, whose amino-acid sequence MDQNFADKITKLRKSKNMTQQELAEQLGVTNKAVSRWETGEGYPEVTLLIDLAQVFGVTVDYLFQKGNSSTEMNQLRGKEGATKRKGNLPYRKEKLIWIDFLSFVMPLFSLLLFILLLCIPALGGGLSFCLFLLFWGISLYFRKNYYWKLREELEEGEKTTAWCTWYRLLCILLFFPIQSIVKNTFFIPLAERDFFELFKLLGEVADENWRVVALYVNLLLIALSLLLTGALYIWGIYFVTANEKDVNHPPRILFWLYDSLDSLDRVQHIKLDVFHGVTVICLFSFFYLNLDKIGMKDDGLMIKSNRLWLCVTVIGIVFIYAAALFCFFQLIIKNIPKKYFYRNCIVLSLVAAGICVSGQRVYIVTNTGRIVDPDAVMNWDLVSSALQLNHTILFVFLLFAFVIFITFNRQARK is encoded by the coding sequence ATGGATCAGAACTTTGCAGATAAAATCACAAAATTGAGAAAAAGTAAGAATATGACACAGCAAGAGCTTGCGGAGCAACTAGGTGTGACGAACAAAGCTGTCTCACGATGGGAAACCGGTGAAGGGTATCCTGAGGTCACTTTGCTTATAGATTTGGCACAGGTATTTGGTGTGACGGTTGATTATCTATTCCAGAAGGGAAATTCATCAACTGAGATGAATCAGTTACGTGGGAAAGAAGGAGCGACAAAGAGAAAAGGCAATCTGCCCTATCGAAAAGAAAAGTTGATATGGATCGATTTTCTTTCTTTTGTAATGCCCCTTTTCTCATTGCTTTTATTTATTCTCCTTTTATGTATTCCAGCGTTGGGAGGAGGTCTTTCTTTTTGCCTTTTTTTACTTTTTTGGGGAATCAGCCTTTACTTTAGAAAAAATTATTATTGGAAATTAAGAGAAGAACTAGAGGAAGGAGAAAAAACGACTGCGTGGTGTACTTGGTATCGCCTTCTTTGTATTCTATTATTTTTTCCAATTCAATCCATTGTTAAAAACACCTTTTTTATACCGCTTGCAGAGAGAGATTTTTTTGAGCTTTTTAAACTTTTAGGTGAAGTCGCCGATGAAAATTGGCGAGTGGTGGCTCTATATGTAAATTTGCTCCTAATCGCTCTTTCTTTGCTGTTAACGGGAGCTTTGTATATTTGGGGAATTTACTTTGTTACCGCGAATGAAAAGGATGTAAATCATCCGCCCCGTATCCTGTTTTGGCTGTATGATTCTCTAGATAGCTTAGACAGAGTGCAGCATATAAAACTGGATGTGTTTCATGGCGTAACGGTGATATGTCTTTTTTCTTTTTTTTATTTGAATTTAGATAAAATTGGGATGAAAGACGACGGTTTAATGATAAAGAGCAATCGATTATGGCTTTGTGTGACGGTTATAGGGATTGTTTTTATTTATGCAGCAGCTTTATTTTGTTTTTTTCAGCTTATAATAAAGAATATACCTAAAAAATATTTTTATCGTAACTGCATCGTCTTATCGCTGGTAGCTGCAGGCATTTGCGTCAGCGGACAACGTGTTTATATTGTTACAAATACAGGAAGAATTGTAGATCCCGATGCGGTTATGAATTGGGATTTAGTTTCTTCCGCTCTTCAGCTGAATCACACGATCTTATTCGTCTTTCTTCTCTTTGCATTCGTGATTTTCATCACTTTTAATCGTCAGGCAAGAAAATAG
- the spoVT gene encoding stage V sporulation protein T, whose amino-acid sequence MKATGIVRRIDDLGRVVIPKEIRRTMRIREGDPLEIYTDREGEVILKKYSPIGELNEFAGDYAEIASKMLGCTFVVTDTDQIIAVAGAPKKEFLEKRIAQTVETIIHEKTSRLFDQEEKLENITMETSEGSEYQSYMIAPIISQGDAIGSVILMKKEGSIQDAEKKTAEIGAQFLARQMEN is encoded by the coding sequence ATGAAAGCAACAGGAATAGTGAGAAGAATTGATGACCTGGGGCGTGTTGTGATCCCAAAGGAAATAAGAAGAACCATGCGAATTCGAGAGGGTGATCCACTGGAAATATATACGGACCGCGAAGGAGAAGTTATTTTAAAGAAATATTCCCCGATTGGTGAACTGAATGAATTTGCAGGTGATTACGCAGAAATAGCAAGTAAAATGCTGGGGTGTACATTTGTTGTTACAGATACAGATCAAATTATTGCTGTAGCAGGAGCACCTAAAAAGGAATTCTTAGAAAAACGTATTGCGCAGACTGTAGAAACTATAATTCATGAAAAAACAAGCCGCTTGTTTGATCAAGAAGAAAAATTAGAAAATATTACGATGGAAACTTCCGAAGGAAGTGAATATCAGTCATATATGATTGCACCAATTATATCTCAGGGAGATGCGATTGGTTCGGTCATCTTGATGAAAAAAGAAGGCTCGATACAGGATGCTGAGAAAAAGACTGCAGAAATCGGAGCACAATTTTTGGCACGTCAAATGGAAAACTAG
- a CDS encoding amidohydrolase has translation MLFKNITILDQALQPKQDCYVGIKNGYIDYIGKKMPKEEYGESFDGRGKLLMSGFVNSHAHTPMMLLRGYGENLPLQSWLNDRIFPFEAKMTKADAYYSTLLGIAESLRFGITATTDMYYFGESIAKAVVESGVKNNLGVPLLCFSDEDLFQLDCYKEASALFSEYHNAGNGRLKIDMSIHGEYTSTPKTVRQMAEYCNKIKANLHVHVSETQAEVQDCKDRHQGYTPVQYLNELGVFENSTTAAHCVWLEEEDFIILKEKKVTVASCPISNLKLASGVCNVPQLLKNQIAVAIGTDGVASNNNLNILEDMKFFALVHKGWFSDATVTDVNQVLAAATEVGAKAQGRMDTGCLSVGKKADLIVLDLNSISMKPVHSLENNLIYAASGSEIILTMVDGRVLYDRGEFSTIDIEKVVYEVEKSKERILGEL, from the coding sequence ATGCTTTTTAAAAATATCACAATATTAGATCAAGCCTTACAGCCTAAACAGGATTGTTATGTAGGTATAAAAAACGGGTACATCGATTATATTGGTAAGAAGATGCCAAAGGAAGAATATGGAGAATCTTTTGATGGTAGAGGAAAATTACTGATGAGCGGATTTGTAAATTCGCATGCACATACTCCAATGATGCTGCTTCGAGGCTATGGAGAGAATTTGCCGCTTCAAAGCTGGCTGAATGATCGGATTTTTCCTTTTGAAGCAAAGATGACAAAGGCAGATGCGTATTATTCAACACTTCTTGGAATTGCAGAGTCATTGCGTTTTGGAATAACAGCGACAACCGATATGTATTATTTTGGAGAATCCATCGCAAAGGCTGTTGTGGAAAGTGGTGTGAAAAATAATTTAGGTGTACCTCTCTTGTGCTTTTCAGATGAGGATTTGTTCCAATTAGACTGTTACAAAGAAGCATCTGCACTTTTTTCAGAATATCATAATGCCGGGAATGGTCGGTTGAAAATTGATATGAGCATTCATGGAGAATATACGAGTACGCCAAAAACAGTAAGACAAATGGCCGAATATTGTAATAAAATAAAGGCAAACCTCCATGTACATGTCTCTGAAACGCAAGCAGAGGTGCAGGATTGCAAAGATAGGCATCAGGGATATACTCCGGTACAATATTTAAACGAACTTGGTGTATTTGAAAATTCGACTACGGCAGCTCACTGCGTGTGGCTGGAAGAGGAAGACTTCATTATTTTAAAAGAAAAAAAAGTGACGGTTGCAAGCTGTCCGATCAGTAATTTAAAGTTAGCAAGCGGTGTTTGCAATGTTCCCCAATTATTAAAAAATCAAATTGCCGTTGCGATTGGGACAGATGGGGTTGCAAGCAACAACAATCTGAATATCTTAGAAGACATGAAATTTTTTGCCTTGGTGCATAAAGGCTGGTTTTCTGATGCGACTGTGACAGACGTGAACCAAGTATTAGCGGCGGCAACGGAAGTAGGAGCAAAGGCGCAAGGACGTATGGATACCGGCTGCTTATCGGTAGGTAAAAAAGCAGACTTAATTGTTTTGGATTTGAACTCAATTTCTATGAAACCGGTACATAGCTTAGAAAATAATTTAATTTATGCAGCATCAGGCAGTGAAATCATTTTAACAATGGTAGACGGCAGAGTACTATATGACCGTGGAGAGTTCAGTACGATTGATATAGAGAAGGTTGTTTACGAGGTAGAAAAGTCAAAGGAACGAATTTTAGGAGAATTATAA
- a CDS encoding polysaccharide biosynthesis protein: MAKKKSFLQGALILGVAGLIIKALGAVFRIPLANIIGDDGMGYYQTAYPIYVLFLTLSTAGIPTAISKMVAERNAMDNPKEAHRIFRVSFLLLFGIGIVSSAILFFGAGMIVEHLKNPNAKYAMMAIAPALLFVPLMAAYRGYFQGMQKMEPTAASQVVEQLFRVAAGLSLALALVPKGLKFAASGASFGATAGAIGGLLCVVVIYYGNRKKIHSDMRRDKHKRGEPASKILVNIFSIAVPITIGAAIMPIMNTIDVGIVMRRLQEANFTEEAANSLYGQLTGLAGPLINFPQVLTQAIAMSLVPAIAAAHRKGDTIFLHYNITMGLRTAMMIGLPCAFGLMVLSEPIMLLLYPAQKASAVSAAPCLFILAIGVVFLSSVQTTTGILQGIGKQIIPVFNLCFGAIVKVILTYTLTGIESVNVKGAAIGTVSAYVVASALNILAVRKYTGVRFDIMMTWIKPLISALVMSEVVWMIHSYLAGSMGNAISTILSVFIGAGIYAGMLFITKSITLEEFAMLPGGSKLIRMTGKSNKK, from the coding sequence ATGGCTAAGAAAAAATCTTTTTTGCAGGGTGCGTTAATCTTAGGAGTTGCAGGGCTTATTATTAAAGCTTTAGGAGCCGTTTTCCGCATTCCTTTGGCAAATATCATCGGTGATGACGGGATGGGATATTATCAAACCGCATATCCCATTTATGTTTTATTTTTAACCCTGTCTACAGCGGGGATTCCGACGGCGATTTCCAAAATGGTTGCGGAACGTAACGCAATGGATAATCCAAAGGAAGCCCATCGAATATTTCGAGTTTCCTTCTTGCTGTTATTCGGAATTGGAATCGTTTCTTCTGCTATTTTATTTTTTGGCGCAGGAATGATTGTAGAACATCTAAAAAATCCGAATGCAAAATATGCAATGATGGCGATTGCACCCGCATTGCTGTTTGTACCTTTAATGGCGGCTTATAGAGGCTATTTTCAAGGTATGCAGAAAATGGAGCCGACAGCGGCTTCGCAAGTGGTGGAGCAGCTGTTTCGTGTAGCAGCTGGTTTGTCTCTCGCATTGGCATTGGTACCAAAAGGATTGAAATTTGCAGCTTCCGGTGCCTCTTTTGGTGCGACGGCCGGAGCAATCGGAGGACTTCTTTGTGTCGTTGTCATATACTATGGAAATCGTAAAAAAATCCATAGCGATATGAGGCGTGATAAACACAAACGAGGGGAACCGGCAAGCAAGATTTTAGTCAATATTTTTAGCATTGCAGTTCCGATTACAATTGGAGCCGCAATTATGCCGATCATGAATACTATCGACGTTGGAATTGTAATGCGACGTTTGCAGGAAGCAAACTTTACAGAAGAAGCGGCGAACAGTCTATACGGGCAGCTAACCGGATTAGCAGGTCCTTTGATTAACTTTCCACAAGTTTTGACGCAGGCGATCGCAATGAGTTTAGTGCCTGCAATCGCAGCAGCGCATCGTAAAGGTGATACTATATTTTTACACTATAATATTACAATGGGTTTGCGGACCGCTATGATGATAGGGCTTCCGTGTGCATTCGGACTTATGGTTTTATCAGAACCAATTATGTTATTGCTTTATCCGGCACAAAAAGCAAGTGCAGTGAGTGCAGCTCCCTGTTTATTTATTTTAGCCATTGGTGTTGTGTTCCTGTCTTCTGTGCAGACGACAACTGGGATTTTACAAGGAATCGGTAAGCAGATAATTCCTGTTTTTAATCTTTGTTTTGGTGCGATTGTCAAAGTGATCCTAACCTATACTTTGACCGGGATTGAAAGTGTCAATGTAAAAGGTGCAGCGATAGGTACGGTTTCAGCTTATGTTGTTGCATCCGCTTTAAACATTTTAGCAGTCAGGAAATATACCGGAGTTCGATTTGATATAATGATGACGTGGATCAAGCCATTGATTTCTGCTTTGGTAATGAGTGAGGTTGTATGGATGATTCATTCATATTTGGCAGGTTCTATGGGCAATGCAATTTCAACCATATTATCCGTTTTTATCGGTGCTGGCATATATGCCGGAATGCTTTTTATCACCAAATCGATTACGCTTGAAGAGTTTGCGATGCTGCCGGGAGGATCAAAATTGATTCGAATGACTGGTAAATCGAATAAAAAATAA
- the mazG gene encoding nucleoside triphosphate pyrophosphohydrolase has translation MYEELYEPAKTAEEAVGRLKKIIQILRGEGGCPWDRVQTHATLRRCLIEEAYEVVEAIDKQDFDNLEEELGDVLLQVIMHSVIGEEKGSFLLVNIANRECEKMIRRHPHVFHKKNAVFSNNHAESIDKVLEKWENVKRKEHGVVSHTESMRNIPKVLPALLRSEKIQKKAAEVGFDWDQVEEAFAKVKEETLELLEIYEGIDKNRIKEEVGDLLFAVVNVSRFLGIDPEDALNGTSQKFIERFEFIESTAEAQGRSLEEMTLQEMDKLWNEAKLK, from the coding sequence ATGTATGAAGAACTCTATGAACCTGCAAAAACAGCAGAAGAAGCAGTTGGAAGATTGAAAAAAATCATACAGATCCTGCGAGGTGAGGGCGGATGTCCGTGGGATCGTGTCCAGACGCATGCAACCTTGCGCCGCTGTCTGATTGAAGAAGCTTATGAAGTGGTTGAGGCGATTGACAAGCAGGATTTTGACAATTTAGAAGAAGAGCTTGGTGATGTCCTTTTACAGGTAATTATGCATAGTGTAATCGGAGAAGAGAAGGGAAGCTTTTTGCTGGTTAATATTGCTAATAGAGAATGTGAGAAAATGATTCGCCGTCATCCCCATGTTTTTCATAAAAAAAACGCTGTTTTTTCCAACAATCATGCAGAAAGTATTGACAAGGTACTGGAAAAATGGGAAAATGTGAAAAGAAAAGAGCATGGCGTTGTTTCTCACACTGAATCTATGAGAAACATACCAAAGGTTTTACCTGCTTTATTGCGAAGCGAAAAGATTCAAAAAAAAGCAGCTGAGGTTGGGTTTGATTGGGATCAGGTTGAGGAAGCTTTTGCTAAGGTAAAAGAAGAAACCTTAGAGCTTTTGGAAATATACGAAGGAATCGATAAAAATCGTATTAAGGAAGAGGTTGGCGATTTACTTTTTGCGGTTGTTAACGTATCTCGATTCTTAGGTATAGATCCAGAGGATGCGCTAAATGGTACTTCACAGAAGTTTATTGAACGCTTTGAGTTCATTGAATCAACGGCAGAAGCACAGGGACGTAGCCTGGAGGAAATGACTTTGCAAGAGATGGACAAGCTGTGGAACGAAGCAAAGCTAAAATAA
- a CDS encoding HU family DNA-binding protein, with protein MNKAELIASVAEKTGFTKKDAEVAVNAFVASVEDALVKGDKVQLIGFGTFETRQRKARQGRNPRKPGEVIKIAAAKAPVFKAGKALKDAVNK; from the coding sequence GTGAATAAAGCTGAATTAATTGCTAGCGTAGCAGAAAAAACGGGGTTTACCAAAAAAGATGCTGAGGTGGCTGTGAATGCATTCGTAGCGAGTGTTGAAGATGCACTTGTAAAAGGTGACAAGGTGCAGCTCATTGGATTTGGAACCTTTGAGACTAGACAGAGAAAAGCTAGACAGGGAAGAAACCCTAGAAAGCCTGGCGAAGTAATTAAAATTGCTGCCGCAAAGGCTCCTGTATTTAAAGCTGGCAAGGCATTAAAGGATGCAGTAAATAAATAG
- a CDS encoding RNA-binding S4 domain-containing protein, whose protein sequence is MRIDKYLKNSRLIKRRTVAKEACEQERIFINEKAAKPGSEVNVGDVIWIRFGNSELKVKVKAVLEHVTKETASEMYEII, encoded by the coding sequence ATGAGAATCGATAAATATTTAAAAAATTCACGTTTGATAAAGCGAAGAACGGTGGCAAAAGAAGCTTGTGAGCAAGAGCGTATTTTCATTAATGAAAAGGCAGCAAAGCCTGGGAGTGAAGTAAATGTTGGTGATGTTATTTGGATTCGATTTGGAAATTCAGAGCTTAAGGTAAAAGTAAAGGCTGTTTTGGAGCATGTTACAAAAGAAACTGCCTCAGAAATGTATGAAATTATATAA